The DNA region GACGATCACGCCTGTCTCTGCGACAACTATCGCCGACAGTATCTCCGTCGACTTGCCTCGCGACGGCGTCCGCGCGGTGCGGGCGGCAATGCAGACCGACGGCACGTACATCACGGTCAGCGACGATGAGATCACCAAAGCCATTGCGGAGCTTGGCAAGATGGGCATCTTTGCCGAACCGGCTGGGGCGGCGGCATATGCCGGAGTGGTCAAAGCAACAGGCTCCGGCGTGGTCGGAAGCGATGATCCGATCCTGGTGATGAATACCGGCAGCGGACTAAAAGATGTCCGCGCCGCGATGCAGGCTGTTCAGTCCGCGCCGATCATCGAGCCGACACTTGAAGCGGTCAAAAAACTATTATGAGTTCAATACATGAAAATAACGTATTCCATCATTGCACCCATCTATAACGAGATCGACAATCTGCCGGAGTTGTACCGCCGTGTGAAGGAAGTGATGGATTCATCCGGCGAACCGTGGGAACTGATCCTGGTTGACGACGGCTCGACCGACGGCTCGACGGACAAGATCCGCGAGCTGGCAGAAGCGGATAAGACCGTGCGCCCTGTGGTCTTTGCGCGGAATTTTGGGCATCAGGTTGCCATCACCGCCGGTTGGGATTACGCCCGCGGTGATGCGGTCGTCATCATCGATGCGGATTTGCAGGATCCGCCTGAAGTGATCCTGAACCTTGCCGAGAAGTGGAAGGAAGGGTATGAGGTCGTGTACGCAACCCGCGGCGAGCGTGAAGGCGAATCCTGGTTCAAGTTGTGGACGGCGTCGCTGTTCTATCGGCTCATCTATCGTATTACAGATGTGAAGATCCCCGTGGATACGGGGGATTTCCGCTTGATGGACCGCAAGGTGGTGGATGTGCTCAAGCACATGAAGGAGCGGCATCGTTTTCCGCGCGGGATGTCGGCATGGGTGGGTTTTCGCCAGATCGGCGTGACGTACAAACGCGCCGCGCGGCGCTCAGGTGTGACCAAATATCCGTTCAAGAAAATGCTCCGGCTGGCGATCAACGCTGTGACGGGGTTCTCGTATTTCCCATTGCAGGTGGCAACCTATTTTGGTTTCATTTCGGCAGGCATTGCGATCCTGGCGATTCCGGTGGTCATCTACATGCGCATGACCGGCAGCGGCGCATTTTTCGGTCAGGCGACCACCTTGATCGCGGTGTTGTTCCTCGGCGGCGTGCAGTTGATCTCGCTGGGCATCCTTGGCGAGTATATTGGTCGTTTGTATGATGAAGCGAAGGGGAGACCGTTGTATATCGTCCGCGAGGCACCGGAGGATTAACCCGTCAATCCCTGCTTAACATCATAATATTCCAGTTTGCATCCCATCGTCACTTGATGTGACTGACTTATGTTGAGCGGCTATTTGTGTTCAGCCTGCATCATATCCCTTTTAAATTAACCGCCTCCCATGAATCTTTCATTTCTCAAAGACCGCGCCTTCCTGCGCGAAATGCTGACGATCGCCGTCCCCATCTCGTTCCAGCAGCTTGTCAACGCATCGCTCAATATGATCGACGTCATCATGGTCGGTCAATTGGGCGAAGCCTCCATCGCCGCGCTTGGATTGTCCAATCAGGTGTTCTTCGTCTTCATCCTGTTGTTGTTTGGCACCACCAGCGGCATGGCGATCTTTACCGCGCAATATTGGGGAAAACAGGAAGTCGAGCCGATCCGCAAGGTGCTGGGCATGAGTCTGCTGACCACGACGATCATTGCGGTCATCTTTACGCTCACCGCCACGCTGATACCTGAAGTGGTGCTGGGCTTTTATACGAACGACTCCGAAGTGATCCAGATCGGCGCCCGCTACCTGCGCATCGTCGGTCTTTCCTATATTCCCGTCGCGATCGCCACCTCCTATGTCGCCGTCCTGCGCAGTATTCAATTGATCAAGATCGCCGTGATCGCCACTATCAGCGCCTTGATCTTCAAAACGACGCTCGGCTACATGCTGATCTTCGGCATTTGGATATTCCCGGAACTTGGCGTGGAAGGCGCGG from Anaerolineales bacterium includes:
- a CDS encoding glycosyltransferase family 2 protein; protein product: MKITYSIIAPIYNEIDNLPELYRRVKEVMDSSGEPWELILVDDGSTDGSTDKIRELAEADKTVRPVVFARNFGHQVAITAGWDYARGDAVVIIDADLQDPPEVILNLAEKWKEGYEVVYATRGEREGESWFKLWTASLFYRLIYRITDVKIPVDTGDFRLMDRKVVDVLKHMKERHRFPRGMSAWVGFRQIGVTYKRAARRSGVTKYPFKKMLRLAINAVTGFSYFPLQVATYFGFISAGIAILAIPVVIYMRMTGSGAFFGQATTLIAVLFLGGVQLISLGILGEYIGRLYDEAKGRPLYIVREAPED